The Aedes aegypti strain LVP_AGWG chromosome 3, AaegL5.0 Primary Assembly, whole genome shotgun sequence genome contains a region encoding:
- the LOC5580267 gene encoding E3 ubiquitin-protein ligase TRIM39, with translation MSNRDQDKLLQEDSRLSILLECCICFHGLRECHICVECSQPFCRECIDRWLLKESSCPYCRAHIEKNRLVRFYLIDQLHEAVARLLAEQNRNRCEVHGCQQLLLVCLHCEECVCVDCWYSDGHVEHKDEIVPMEIAYDHFYRETMKTGQSNKLKVNVKEESAKLKDKIKVLFDEPRDASTMNQILELSKMMEKLQIDEKNLIPS, from the exons ATGTCCAACCGAGATCAAGATAAACTGCTGCAGGAGGACTCCAGACTCTCCATCCTGTTGGAGTGCTGCATTTGCTTCCACGGCCTTCGCGAGTGTCACATTTGTGTGGAATGTTCGCAGCCCTTTTGTCGGGAATGCATCGACCGGTGGCTTCTGAAGGAAAGCAGCTGCCCTTACTGCCGGGCCCACATTGAAAAGAATCGGCTGGTCCGGTTCTATCTGATTGATCAGTTGCATGAGGCGGTGGCACGTCTGCTGGCGGAACAGAACCGGAATCGCTGCGAAGTGCATGGATGTCAACAATTGTTGCTGGTTTGCTTGCACTGTGAGGAATGTGTTTGCGTAGATTGCTGGTATTCGGATGGTCACGTGGAGCATAAGGATGAGATTGTACCGATGG AAATTGCGTACGATCACTTTTATCGGGAGACCATGAAAACTGGACAATCGAACAAACTGAAGGTTAACGTCAAGGAGGAAAGTGCGAAATTGAAGGACAAAATTAAGGTCTTGTTCGATGAGCCCAGAGA TGCGTCAACGATGAATCAAATTTTGGAGCTCAGCAAGATGATGGAAAAGCTCCAAATCGATGAGAAAAACCTCATTCCATCTTAA